Proteins encoded in a region of the Zea mays cultivar B73 chromosome 4, Zm-B73-REFERENCE-NAM-5.0, whole genome shotgun sequence genome:
- the LOC100277414 gene encoding acyl-CoA-binding domain-containing protein 4-like isoform X1, translating into MGKGISGDARLAAAPYDQWVLLSPAGGSPRPPARYKHAAQVVQDKLYVVGGSRNGRSLSDVQVFDFKTSSWSALSPARGSKHPNHENDATGGSFPALAGHSMVKWKNYLLAVAGSTRSSSSLNKVSVWLIDVQANSWSAVETYGKVPTARDGQSVSILGSRLLMFGGEDNKRRLLNDLHILDLETMMWEEVKSEKGGPAPRYDHSAAVYADQYLLIFGGSSHSTCFNDLYLLDLQTLEWSQPDAQGAHITPRSGHAGAMIDENWYIVGGGDNASGSTDTVVINASKFVWSVVTSVSARDPLACEGLTLCSTTVDGEKVLIAFGGYNGKYSNEIFVLKSKPRNLVQPRLLQSAAAAAAAASVTAAYAVITATDEKTRDIVATDDFDIKRAQPASNSKKFVAEIDVLNGENGKLAARLAEVRDENSKLKDKLDMTNLSYGELAKELKSVQDQLAAEGSRCQKLESQIAAARKRLESAGSLENELEVLHQHISQVEETIATTQRRKSGGVWKWVAGSTEVSDDE; encoded by the exons ATGGGGAAGGGGATCAGCGGCGACGCCCGCCTCGCCGCGGCGCCTTACGACCAGTGGGTGCTGCTGAGCCCCGCCGGGGGCTCGccgcgcccgcccgcgcgctaCAAG CATGCTGCCCAAGTGGTTCAAGACAAGCTGTACGTTGTCGGAGGGAGTCGCAACGGCCGTTCTCTATCGGACGTCCAG GTTTTTGATTTTAAGACATCCTCTTGGTCAGCGTTAAGCCCTGCTAGAGGCTCAAAACATCCCAACCATGAAAATGATGCCACAGGTGGATCGTTCCCAGCATTAGCAGGCCACAGTATG GTCAAGTGGAAAAACTATCTCCTGGCCGTAGCTGGGAGCACAAGGTCGTCATCATCATTAAATAAGGTTTCAG TTTGGCTTATTGATGTGCAAGCCAATAGCTGGTCTGCTGTTGAAACTTATGGAAAAGTTCCA ACAGCTCGAGATGGCCAATCAGTATCCATACTTGGTTCTCGATTACTGATGTTTGGTGGAGAGGATAACAAGAGAAGGCTACTGAATGATCTTCATATACTTGACTTGGAGACAATGATGTGGGAAGAAGTCAAATCAGA GAAAGGTGGTCCAGCTCCTAGGTATGATCATTCGGCTGCTGTTTACGCTGACCAGTATCTTCTGATCTTTGGTGGCTCTTCTCACTCTACATGCTTCAATGATCTTTACCTACTTGACTTGCAAACT CTGGAGTGGTCTCAACCTGATGCCCAAGGAGCACACATAACTCCTAGAAGTGGTCATGCTGGTGCTATGATTGATGAAAATTGGTACATTGTTGGCGGTGGAGATAATGCAAGTG GTTCCACTGATACAGTTGTAATTAATGCTTCCAAGTTTGTGTGGTCAGTGGTCACTAGCGTCTCAGCTAGAGATCCTCTAGCTTGTGAG GGTCTCACCCTTTGCTCAACCACAGTTGATGGCGAAAAAGTTCTAATTGCCTTTGGCGGTTACAATGGGAAATACAGCAACGAG ATCTTTGTTTTGAAATCCAAGCCAAGAAATTTAGTCCAACCTCGTCTTCTTCAATCAGCAgctgcagccgccgccgccgcttctGTGACAGCTGCCTATGCTGTAATTACTGCCACAGATGAGAAAACCAGAGATATTGTTGCTACAgatgattttgatatcaagagagCTCAACCTGCAAGTAATTCCAAAAAGTTTGTTGCTGAAATTGATGTACTTAATGGAGAGAATGGTAAACTAGCGGCTAGATTGGCAGAGGTTCGCGATGAAAACTCAAAACTAAAGGATAAATTAGACATGACAAACTTGTCATATGGTGAATTAGCAAAG GAACTTAAATCAGTTCAAGATCAACTAGCAGCAGAGGGTTCAAGATGCCAGAAGCTTGAG TCCCAAATTGCTGCTGCACGGAAGAGACTGGAATCTGCTGGTTCTTTGGAGAATGAACTAGAAGTATTGCATCAACATATATCTCAGGTGGAGGAAACCATTGCAACTACTCAGAGAAGAAAATCTGGGGGTGTTTGGAAGTGGGTGGCGGGTAGTACAGAGGTCTCTGACGATGAATA
- the LOC100277414 gene encoding Acyl-CoA-binding domain-containing protein 4-like, with product MGKGISGDARLAAAPYDQWVLLSPAGGSPRPPARYKHAAQVVQDKLYVVGGSRNGRSLSDVQVFDFKTSSWSALSPARGSKHPNHENDATGGSFPALAGHSMVKWKNYLLAVAGSTRSSSSLNKVSARDGQSVSILGSRLLMFGGEDNKRRLLNDLHILDLETMMWEEVKSEKGGPAPRYDHSAAVYADQYLLIFGGSSHSTCFNDLYLLDLQTLEWSQPDAQGAHITPRSGHAGAMIDENWYIVGGGDNASGSTDTVVINASKFVWSVVTSVSARDPLACEGLTLCSTTVDGEKVLIAFGGYNGKYSNEIFVLKSKPRNLVQPRLLQSAAAAAAAASVTAAYAVITATDEKTRDIVATDDFDIKRAQPASNSKKFVAEIDVLNGENGKLAARLAEVRDENSKLKDKLDMTNLSYGELAKELKSVQDQLAAEGSRCQKLESQIAAARKRLESAGSLENELEVLHQHISQVEETIATTQRRKSGGVWKWVAGSTEVSDDE from the exons ATGGGGAAGGGGATCAGCGGCGACGCCCGCCTCGCCGCGGCGCCTTACGACCAGTGGGTGCTGCTGAGCCCCGCCGGGGGCTCGccgcgcccgcccgcgcgctaCAAG CATGCTGCCCAAGTGGTTCAAGACAAGCTGTACGTTGTCGGAGGGAGTCGCAACGGCCGTTCTCTATCGGACGTCCAG GTTTTTGATTTTAAGACATCCTCTTGGTCAGCGTTAAGCCCTGCTAGAGGCTCAAAACATCCCAACCATGAAAATGATGCCACAGGTGGATCGTTCCCAGCATTAGCAGGCCACAGTATG GTCAAGTGGAAAAACTATCTCCTGGCCGTAGCTGGGAGCACAAGGTCGTCATCATCATTAAATAAGGTTTCAG CTCGAGATGGCCAATCAGTATCCATACTTGGTTCTCGATTACTGATGTTTGGTGGAGAGGATAACAAGAGAAGGCTACTGAATGATCTTCATATACTTGACTTGGAGACAATGATGTGGGAAGAAGTCAAATCAGA GAAAGGTGGTCCAGCTCCTAGGTATGATCATTCGGCTGCTGTTTACGCTGACCAGTATCTTCTGATCTTTGGTGGCTCTTCTCACTCTACATGCTTCAATGATCTTTACCTACTTGACTTGCAAACT CTGGAGTGGTCTCAACCTGATGCCCAAGGAGCACACATAACTCCTAGAAGTGGTCATGCTGGTGCTATGATTGATGAAAATTGGTACATTGTTGGCGGTGGAGATAATGCAAGTG GTTCCACTGATACAGTTGTAATTAATGCTTCCAAGTTTGTGTGGTCAGTGGTCACTAGCGTCTCAGCTAGAGATCCTCTAGCTTGTGAG GGTCTCACCCTTTGCTCAACCACAGTTGATGGCGAAAAAGTTCTAATTGCCTTTGGCGGTTACAATGGGAAATACAGCAACGAG ATCTTTGTTTTGAAATCCAAGCCAAGAAATTTAGTCCAACCTCGTCTTCTTCAATCAGCAgctgcagccgccgccgccgcttctGTGACAGCTGCCTATGCTGTAATTACTGCCACAGATGAGAAAACCAGAGATATTGTTGCTACAgatgattttgatatcaagagagCTCAACCTGCAAGTAATTCCAAAAAGTTTGTTGCTGAAATTGATGTACTTAATGGAGAGAATGGTAAACTAGCGGCTAGATTGGCAGAGGTTCGCGATGAAAACTCAAAACTAAAGGATAAATTAGACATGACAAACTTGTCATATGGTGAATTAGCAAAG GAACTTAAATCAGTTCAAGATCAACTAGCAGCAGAGGGTTCAAGATGCCAGAAGCTTGAG TCCCAAATTGCTGCTGCACGGAAGAGACTGGAATCTGCTGGTTCTTTGGAGAATGAACTAGAAGTATTGCATCAACATATATCTCAGGTGGAGGAAACCATTGCAACTACTCAGAGAAGAAAATCTGGGGGTGTTTGGAAGTGGGTGGCGGGTAGTACAGAGGTCTCTGACGATGAATA